In a single window of the Campylobacter iguaniorum genome:
- the thiF gene encoding sulfur carrier protein ThiS adenylyltransferase ThiF yields the protein MKNIIVNSKPYQTGANDMQSLKAELNISDELVIYKGFSVSENLSLNDGDSIVFIKKGEMPPLECLKEMIAARNSPEVNTALNSAKVGVAGLGGLGSNVAIALARVGVSYLKLVDFDTVDPSNLNRQQYFIKDIGKFKTEALSDTLKLINPFVKVEFETVRLDETNVNLVFENCDIVAECFDNPQSKAMIINNLNKTIVAASGMAGYGRSDEIKTIKMAKNLYVCGDLKSAAMIGNGLMAPRVGICAMHQANKILEILIDKVKENG from the coding sequence ATGAAAAATATAATAGTAAACTCAAAACCATACCAAACAGGTGCAAATGATATGCAAAGCCTAAAAGCTGAGCTAAATATCAGCGATGAATTAGTCATCTATAAAGGCTTTAGCGTAAGTGAAAATTTAAGCCTAAATGATGGCGATAGCATAGTTTTTATAAAAAAAGGTGAGATGCCTCCACTTGAATGCTTAAAAGAGATGATAGCAGCTCGCAATAGTCCAGAGGTAAACACTGCACTAAACTCGGCAAAAGTCGGTGTAGCTGGGCTTGGTGGGCTTGGTAGCAATGTGGCTATTGCACTAGCTAGAGTAGGGGTAAGCTACTTGAAACTGGTCGATTTTGACACGGTTGATCCATCAAATTTAAACCGCCAACAATACTTCATAAAAGATATTGGCAAATTTAAAACTGAAGCTTTGAGCGATACTTTAAAACTGATAAATCCATTTGTTAAAGTGGAGTTTGAAACTGTAAGATTGGATGAAACAAACGTAAATTTAGTCTTTGAAAACTGCGATATAGTCGCTGAATGCTTCGATAACCCACAAAGCAAAGCGATGATAATCAACAATCTAAACAAAACAATAGTCGCAGCCAGCGGAATGGCAGGATATGGCAGAAGTGACGAGATAAAAACCATAAAAATGGCAAAAAATTTATATGTTTGTGGCGACTTGAAAAGTGCTGCGATGATAGGAAATGGTCTGATGGCTCCACGCGTTGGGATTTGCGCGATGCATCAAGCAAATAAAATTTTAGAAATATTAATTGATAAGGTAAAAGAAAATGGATAA
- a CDS encoding thiazole synthase has product MDKFILGGVEFESRFIMGSGKFDPELISACVDEAKTQIVTLALRRVNKDKNESIIEFIPKNVTLLPNTSGARNADEAVRIARLSRELGCGDFVKIEVIKDSKYLFPDNYETIKATQILAKEGFKVLPYMYPDLNVARELAQAGAAAVMPLAAPIGSNKGLINREIIQILVDEIKLPIIVDAGLGRPSDACLAMEMGCAAVMVNTAIATSKDIRLMAMAFGEAVKAGRNAYLAGLGRVSAKADASSPLTGFLGETNA; this is encoded by the coding sequence ATGGATAAATTTATTTTAGGCGGTGTGGAGTTTGAGTCGCGTTTTATCATGGGTTCTGGCAAATTTGATCCAGAGCTTATAAGTGCTTGCGTAGATGAGGCTAAGACGCAGATAGTAACGCTAGCTTTGAGACGTGTAAATAAAGATAAAAACGAAAGTATAATTGAATTTATACCAAAAAATGTAACACTTCTGCCAAACACAAGTGGCGCAAGAAACGCTGATGAGGCTGTGAGAATAGCAAGGCTAAGCCGTGAGCTTGGATGTGGAGATTTTGTCAAAATCGAAGTCATAAAAGATAGCAAATATCTATTTCCAGATAATTATGAAACCATAAAAGCCACGCAGATTCTAGCAAAAGAGGGCTTCAAGGTGCTTCCTTATATGTATCCAGATTTAAACGTGGCAAGAGAGCTTGCTCAGGCTGGAGCGGCTGCTGTTATGCCACTAGCTGCGCCTATTGGCTCAAATAAAGGTCTTATAAACCGCGAAATTATTCAAATTTTAGTAGATGAGATAAAGCTTCCTATCATCGTAGATGCTGGGCTTGGCAGACCAAGTGACGCTTGTCTTGCTATGGAAATGGGGTGCGCAGCAGTCATGGTAAATACTGCTATTGCTACTTCAAAAGATATAAGGCTTATGGCAATGGCGTTTGGTGAGGCTGTAAAGGCTGGAAGAAATGCTTACCTTGCTGGTCTTGGAAGAGTGAGCGCTAAAGCAGATGCTAGCTCGCCTTTGACTGGATTTTTAGGTGAAACAAATGCGTGA
- the bioD gene encoding ATP-dependent dethiobiotin synthetase BioD: MKNICISGIHTDAGKSHVSAALCYAFGYEYFKLIQAGALTDESFVKKTAPHVISHAPGIMLQTPASPHVGMIKENVKFDGLSIKIPKDENVLTELAGGLFCPLDKNAYMIDFMAKSGLPTFLVARNYLGSINHTILSIEALKARNIEILGVIFSQIRDEMSESFLQNKYKDLNFFVLEDFDLGFEKVASNLKEQILRSGVKL; this comes from the coding sequence ATGAAAAATATCTGCATAAGCGGCATTCACACTGATGCCGGCAAAAGCCACGTTAGTGCGGCTTTGTGTTACGCTTTTGGCTATGAATACTTTAAACTAATTCAAGCTGGAGCGCTTACTGATGAGAGTTTTGTCAAAAAAACAGCGCCGCATGTCATCTCTCACGCTCCTGGAATAATGCTCCAAACTCCAGCCAGCCCACATGTCGGAATGATAAAAGAAAACGTCAAATTTGACGGTCTCAGCATCAAAATCCCAAAAGATGAAAATGTGCTAACAGAGCTTGCGGGTGGGCTTTTTTGTCCGCTTGATAAGAATGCTTATATGATTGATTTTATGGCTAAAAGTGGCTTGCCAACTTTCCTTGTAGCAAGGAATTATCTTGGTAGTATCAATCACACAATTCTTAGCATAGAAGCCTTAAAAGCTAGAAATATTGAGATTTTGGGTGTAATATTTAGCCAAATCAGAGATGAGATGAGCGAGAGTTTTTTACAAAATAAATATAAAGATTTGAACTTTTTTGTTTTAGAGGATTTTGATTTGGGGTTTGAAAAAGTGGCTAGTAATCTAAAAGAGCAAATTTTAAGATCAGGAGTAAAATTATGA
- a CDS encoding glucose-6-phosphate isomerase, whose product MVVNELKFPRLDLENINAYARRMNDELKDGKIGYYHLPKFGEEIIPKIASLKGKFKKVVLIGVGGSSLGVKAIYEMLNLDCEMVFLDNLDPFSIEEKLANLVFDESLFILSSKSGTTIEPISIYKIILAKFNPKTYENFIVITDPQSKLEEYAKLHNITVFNIPKNVGGRFSVLSAIGLVPLGICGGDVSALLDGANACKKHFMDGKDDTILQKAYHYATHPNAKINVLFSYSDRLKSFNDWYVQLWAESLGKKRGYKRVGLTPVGLVGSKDQHSFLQLIMEGVKDKTVTFITLKNHAPSLKVPNLTLENLSGCDFVNELSLDAVFNAQANSTMQALLSENISIDTINLDSLDEWHIGWFIYYYELLTSATGIMLGINTYDQPGVEVGKRILKNLLSKNKN is encoded by the coding sequence ATGGTAGTAAATGAGCTAAAGTTTCCAAGACTTGATCTTGAAAATATAAATGCTTATGCAAGAAGAATGAATGACGAGCTAAAAGACGGCAAGATAGGATACTATCATTTGCCTAAATTTGGCGAAGAGATAATCCCAAAAATAGCTAGTTTGAAAGGCAAATTTAAAAAAGTTGTTTTGATAGGGGTCGGTGGAAGTTCGCTTGGCGTAAAGGCGATTTATGAGATGCTAAATTTGGATTGTGAAATGGTTTTTTTGGATAATCTTGATCCATTTAGCATAGAAGAAAAGCTGGCAAATTTGGTTTTTGATGAGAGCCTTTTTATACTTTCTAGCAAGTCTGGAACGACTATTGAGCCAATTAGCATTTATAAGATTATTTTGGCTAAATTTAACCCAAAAACTTATGAAAACTTCATAGTCATAACCGACCCACAAAGCAAGCTTGAAGAGTATGCGAAACTTCATAATATAACTGTTTTTAATATCCCAAAAAACGTCGGTGGGCGTTTTAGCGTGCTTTCAGCTATCGGGCTTGTGCCGCTTGGTATTTGTGGTGGTGACGTCTCGGCTTTACTTGATGGGGCAAATGCTTGTAAGAAGCATTTTATGGATGGCAAGGATGATACGATTTTGCAAAAAGCCTATCACTACGCTACGCATCCAAATGCCAAAATCAACGTTTTGTTTAGCTATAGTGACCGTCTAAAGAGCTTCAATGATTGGTATGTGCAGCTGTGGGCTGAGAGTCTTGGCAAGAAGCGTGGATATAAAAGAGTAGGACTCACGCCAGTTGGGCTAGTAGGCAGCAAGGATCAGCACTCGTTTTTGCAGCTTATAATGGAAGGAGTCAAGGACAAAACAGTGACTTTCATAACGCTTAAAAATCACGCTCCAAGTCTAAAAGTGCCAAATTTAACTCTTGAAAATTTAAGCGGCTGTGATTTTGTAAATGAGCTAAGCTTGGACGCTGTGTTTAACGCTCAAGCAAACTCAACCATGCAAGCTTTGCTTAGCGAAAATATTAGCATTGATACTATAAATTTAGATAGCTTAGATGAGTGGCACATCGGCTGGTTTATATACTATTATGAGCTTTTGACAAGTGCTACAGGCATTATGCTTGGGATTAATACATACGACCAGCCAGGAGTGGAAGTCGGTAAAAGAATACTAAAAAATTTACTATCTAAAAATAAAAATTGA
- a CDS encoding YceI family protein, which translates to MKKRFSLALCALCLCSLANAAIYDLDKAHSNVNFKVKHLSISNVNGKFSDANAQIDLDNGVINSLSATIKTSSVNTDNDARDNHLQQADFFDSKQYPDMKFVMEKFVKDSKNEGKVIGNLTIKNVTKPVTLDYEFGGKAKNMQGKNVIGFSLEGEIKRSDFSFAPSSSNAVLSDKIKINIDVEAVER; encoded by the coding sequence ATGAAAAAACGATTTAGTTTAGCACTTTGTGCCTTGTGTCTTTGCTCTCTTGCAAATGCTGCGATTTACGATCTTGACAAAGCTCATTCAAATGTAAATTTCAAAGTAAAACACCTAAGCATAAGCAATGTAAATGGTAAATTTAGCGATGCTAACGCTCAAATAGATTTAGATAATGGAGTCATAAACTCTCTAAGTGCTACGATAAAAACAAGCTCAGTAAACACTGATAATGATGCTAGGGATAATCACCTACAACAAGCTGATTTTTTTGATTCTAAGCAATATCCAGATATGAAATTTGTCATGGAAAAATTTGTAAAAGATAGCAAAAATGAAGGCAAAGTAATAGGAAATTTGACTATAAAAAACGTTACAAAACCAGTTACTTTGGACTATGAATTTGGCGGAAAAGCTAAAAATATGCAAGGCAAAAACGTAATAGGATTTAGCTTAGAAGGCGAAATCAAAAGAAGCGATTTTAGTTTTGCACCTAGCAGCTCAAATGCAGTTCTTAGTGACAAAATCAAAATAAATATAGATGTTGAAGCAGTAGAAAGATAG
- a CDS encoding Dps family protein, whose protein sequence is MTNVVKQLNQIQADAHAFFIAFHDYHWNVKGLQFYAIHEYTEKAYEEMASLYDDVAERAIQIGGKAVLKAEDLVKMGAKAPVLQKDSYTPTEVLEEVRKAYKYLVEEFKKLEDVAEKAGDTTTSNIAQDHYGDYEKKIWMLNSTLA, encoded by the coding sequence ATGACAAACGTAGTTAAACAACTTAACCAAATCCAAGCTGACGCTCATGCGTTTTTTATAGCTTTCCATGACTATCACTGGAATGTAAAAGGTCTTCAATTTTACGCTATTCATGAATACACTGAAAAAGCTTATGAAGAGATGGCAAGCCTTTATGACGACGTGGCTGAAAGAGCTATTCAAATCGGTGGAAAAGCAGTTTTAAAAGCTGAAGATTTAGTAAAAATGGGTGCAAAAGCTCCGGTATTGCAAAAAGATAGCTATACTCCAACTGAGGTTCTTGAAGAAGTTAGAAAAGCTTATAAATACCTTGTAGAAGAGTTCAAAAAGCTTGAAGATGTAGCTGAAAAAGCTGGCGATACAACAACTTCAAACATAGCTCAAGATCATTATGGAGATTATGAGAAGAAAATTTGGATGCTTAACTCAACTTTAGCATAA
- a CDS encoding HIT family protein: MIFEDEFIKIELENSEIPWVKIFTKKEYKELSDCDESTRKRLFEAAFIVEKTMLEFYNPDKINWASFANYVPKVHIHIQARFKDDSFFPESMWGVRQRDGAKRELEIDKYIKFLKEKLY; this comes from the coding sequence ATGATTTTTGAAGATGAGTTTATAAAAATCGAGCTTGAAAATAGCGAAATTCCATGGGTGAAAATTTTCACAAAAAAAGAGTACAAAGAGCTTAGCGACTGTGATGAAAGCACAAGAAAAAGGCTATTTGAAGCAGCTTTCATAGTAGAAAAAACTATGCTTGAGTTTTATAATCCAGACAAAATCAACTGGGCGAGCTTCGCAAACTACGTCCCAAAAGTCCATATCCATATCCAAGCAAGATTTAAAGATGACAGCTTTTTTCCTGAATCAATGTGGGGAGTTAGGCAAAGAGATGGGGCAAAAAGAGAGCTTGAAATTGATAAATATATAAAATTCTTAAAAGAGAAATTATATTAA
- a CDS encoding pimeloyl-ACP methyl esterase BioG family protein, with protein MKIEFVKNSGKKLILLFLGYSFLPSCIKHLELTGYDLCVVYDYSSLEFDRQILEGKEIYLVAWSMGVWAANLALAGVKLKQAIAINGTPFGIDDERGIPKIAFKKSIDEFNFDEFKKICFLKELAKVDFDFNQNAKFELESLYLNSSKPVQNNVKWDKFIISKKDFVFPPKAVQKVAGELGSKCEIINAPHFAFFGYKSFGEIVEI; from the coding sequence ATGAAAATAGAGTTTGTTAAAAATAGCGGCAAAAAGCTTATTTTGCTATTTTTAGGCTATTCATTTTTGCCTAGTTGTATCAAGCATTTGGAGCTTACGGGGTACGATTTATGCGTGGTTTATGACTATTCTAGCTTGGAGTTTGATAGACAGATTTTAGAAGGCAAAGAAATTTATTTGGTCGCTTGGAGTATGGGCGTTTGGGCTGCAAATTTGGCTCTTGCTGGCGTAAAATTAAAGCAAGCAATCGCTATAAATGGCACGCCTTTTGGCATTGATGATGAGCGTGGAATCCCAAAAATAGCGTTTAAAAAAAGCATAGATGAGTTTAATTTTGATGAGTTTAAGAAAATTTGCTTTTTAAAAGAGCTTGCAAAGGTAGATTTTGACTTCAACCAAAATGCCAAATTTGAGCTTGAAAGTTTGTATTTAAACAGCTCAAAACCAGTTCAAAATAACGTAAAATGGGATAAATTTATCATCTCAAAAAAAGATTTTGTCTTCCCGCCAAAAGCAGTGCAAAAAGTAGCTGGTGAGCTTGGCAGCAAATGCGAAATCATTAACGCGCCGCATTTTGCGTTTTTTGGTTACAAAAGCTTTGGAGAAATAGTTGAGATTTGA
- the thiH gene encoding 2-iminoacetate synthase ThiH → MRDRTDHMRYLPSQEVISHEIMDRILGERSNTDFTKFSSDDVLRAIGKENRNIDDFKALLSPAAAPFLEEMAQASKAIKERYFGKNIYLFTPLYIANHCDNHCVYCGFNVHNSIKRAQLDEDAIIKELENIAKSGLQELLILTGESQSKTPVSYIGRACELAKKYFNVVGVEIYPLNSDEYAFLHKCRVDYVTVFQETYNPVKYEKIHLEGNKRIFPYRLNAQERALKGGMRGVAFAALLGIDEWRSDALCTGLHAYLLQAKYPAAEISLSVPRLRPIINNAKINPKDVGERELLQVIMAYRMFLPFANITLSTRENAHFRDNAIRLGVTKVSAGVSVGIGEHGGKNQGDKGDGQFEISDSRDVVAMRASIKNAGLVPVMSDYIYV, encoded by the coding sequence ATGCGTGATAGAACAGACCATATGAGATATTTGCCTAGCCAAGAGGTCATCAGCCACGAGATTATGGATAGGATTTTGGGCGAGAGAAGTAACACGGATTTTACTAAATTTAGCAGTGATGACGTGCTAAGAGCTATTGGCAAAGAAAATAGAAATATAGATGATTTTAAGGCACTTCTAAGCCCGGCTGCGGCTCCATTTCTTGAAGAAATGGCTCAGGCTTCAAAGGCTATAAAAGAGCGTTATTTTGGCAAAAATATCTATCTTTTTACTCCACTTTACATAGCAAATCACTGTGATAATCACTGTGTTTATTGCGGATTTAACGTGCATAATAGCATAAAAAGAGCCCAGCTTGATGAAGATGCTATCATAAAAGAGCTTGAAAATATAGCAAAAAGCGGGCTTCAAGAGCTACTCATACTTACAGGCGAAAGCCAGAGCAAAACGCCAGTAAGCTACATAGGAAGAGCTTGTGAGCTAGCCAAAAAATACTTTAATGTAGTTGGTGTTGAAATTTATCCACTAAATTCAGATGAATACGCATTTTTGCATAAATGCAGAGTAGATTATGTGACTGTTTTTCAAGAGACGTATAATCCAGTAAAATACGAAAAAATCCACCTTGAGGGCAATAAAAGGATTTTTCCATATCGCCTAAACGCCCAAGAAAGAGCCTTAAAAGGCGGTATGAGAGGAGTTGCTTTTGCAGCTTTGCTTGGGATTGATGAGTGGAGAAGTGACGCGCTTTGCACTGGACTTCATGCATATTTGCTCCAAGCAAAATATCCAGCAGCTGAGATTTCGCTTTCAGTTCCACGTCTAAGACCTATCATAAACAACGCCAAAATCAATCCAAAAGATGTCGGCGAGCGTGAGCTTTTGCAAGTTATCATGGCTTATAGAATGTTTTTACCTTTTGCAAATATTACTCTTAGCACCCGTGAAAATGCACACTTTAGGGATAATGCCATTAGGCTTGGTGTGACAAAAGTCTCAGCTGGCGTGAGTGTGGGTATCGGAGAACATGGTGGCAAAAACCAGGGCGACAAGGGCGACGGACAGTTTGAGATAAGCGACTCAAGAGATGTCGTAGCGATGAGAGCTAGCATCAAAAATGCTGGTCTTGTGCCCGTGATGAGTGATTACATCTATGTTTAG
- a CDS encoding IMPACT family protein — protein MFIVNDIYTQKQEIKKSNFISYICPFSEFEDVHKMLKDEHPKAVHIVWAYRHYNKYFQIVENSSDDGEPKGSSGPPCLDALRGAELIDTCVFVVRYFGGIKLGVGGLVRAYSSSVNLAINAANLIKFEIKDECVFFVPFTLIARFEHYFNKENLEEIQKNFNELGCEYLFKFNKAEFVKFSEFAKLFEMQDFSFLAIPLFAN, from the coding sequence ATGTTTATAGTAAATGATATTTATACACAAAAACAAGAGATAAAAAAATCAAATTTTATCAGCTACATCTGCCCTTTTAGCGAGTTTGAAGACGTGCATAAAATGCTAAAAGACGAGCACCCAAAAGCCGTGCATATAGTTTGGGCTTATAGACACTACAACAAATACTTCCAAATAGTAGAAAACTCAAGCGATGATGGCGAGCCAAAAGGTAGCTCTGGGCCGCCTTGTCTTGACGCTCTTCGTGGGGCTGAGCTTATCGATACTTGCGTGTTTGTCGTGAGATATTTTGGCGGGATAAAGCTAGGCGTTGGTGGACTAGTAAGGGCTTATAGTAGCAGTGTAAATTTAGCCATAAATGCTGCAAATTTAATTAAATTTGAGATAAAAGATGAGTGCGTATTTTTTGTGCCATTTACGCTTATAGCTAGGTTTGAGCATTATTTCAACAAAGAAAATCTTGAAGAAATCCAAAAAAACTTTAATGAGCTTGGCTGTGAGTATTTGTTTAAATTCAACAAAGCAGAATTTGTCAAATTTAGTGAATTTGCCAAGCTCTTTGAAATGCAAGATTTTAGCTTTTTAGCTATTCCGCTTTTTGCAAACTAA
- a CDS encoding type 1 glutamine amidotransferase family protein has product MKCCIVIYDKVNLLSFAKIHDFFARKKLDFDVVSLRDSVVCEHEFRLFSPRHSESLYGYDIVALPDGMGALNLRYDDIFLSWIKSASNAKVKLAIDLGALIYAGAGFLESKSAVIRGGYKNALGEYCSVSDAEFYKNEDIISMLDTPFAWQELEMAIDG; this is encoded by the coding sequence ATGAAGTGTTGCATAGTGATATATGATAAGGTAAATCTCCTAAGTTTTGCTAAAATTCACGATTTTTTTGCAAGAAAAAAGCTAGATTTTGACGTGGTTTCCTTGCGTGATAGCGTGGTTTGTGAGCATGAGTTTAGGCTATTTAGTCCAAGGCATTCAGAGTCGCTTTACGGATACGATATAGTCGCCTTGCCAGATGGAATGGGGGCTTTAAATTTACGCTATGATGATATATTCTTAAGCTGGATAAAAAGCGCTTCAAATGCAAAGGTAAAACTAGCCATTGATTTGGGAGCTTTGATATACGCTGGAGCTGGATTTTTGGAGTCAAAAAGTGCAGTTATCAGGGGCGGATACAAAAACGCACTTGGTGAATATTGCAGCGTGAGCGACGCTGAATTTTATAAAAATGAAGACATAATAAGCATGTTAGATACGCCATTTGCGTGGCAAGAGCTTGAAATGGCAATAGATGGATAA
- a CDS encoding aminotransferase class I/II-fold pyridoxal phosphate-dependent enzyme, producing MFDIQKAKENSNFRELKHSKTSSKFIEFNDKKLLNLGSNDYLGIATNKDLRDEFLDICKQNDWFFGSGASRLVYTSNYEFDALEAWFEEKLDKKATIFNSGYCANLSCISTLSDENTLFLCDKLIHASMIDALKLANANFKRYAHNDLETLANLLSQNANKFEKIVILSESVFSMDGDNCDLQGLVNLKKKYTNVLLYIDEAHSFFVRHELGFCHALGLSKEVDFTLVTLGKGIGSEGAVMLCSAMFRDIFINSARSLIYSTSLPSINVAWSHFILNKNFSQERQNLEKNIKFLGLNNSHICAFLVGSSGAALSLSQKLFDNGYFAPAIRPPTVPNGTSRLRISLRGDILERDLVKLKEILDENRVC from the coding sequence ATGTTCGATATACAAAAAGCAAAAGAAAATAGCAACTTTAGAGAGCTAAAGCACTCAAAAACAAGCTCCAAATTTATCGAGTTTAACGACAAAAAACTCTTAAATTTAGGCAGCAACGACTATTTAGGAATCGCCACAAACAAAGATTTAAGAGATGAGTTTTTAGATATTTGCAAACAAAATGATTGGTTTTTTGGCTCTGGGGCAAGCAGGCTTGTATATACTTCAAACTATGAATTTGACGCACTTGAAGCTTGGTTTGAAGAAAAACTTGACAAAAAAGCGACGATTTTCAACTCAGGATATTGTGCAAATTTAAGCTGTATTTCAACATTGAGCGATGAAAACACGCTGTTTTTGTGTGATAAACTCATCCACGCAAGCATGATAGACGCTCTCAAACTAGCAAATGCAAACTTCAAAAGATACGCTCATAATGACTTAGAAACTCTAGCAAATTTACTTAGCCAAAATGCCAATAAATTTGAAAAAATCGTTATCTTAAGCGAATCGGTTTTTAGCATGGACGGCGATAATTGCGACTTACAAGGCCTTGTAAATTTAAAGAAAAAATATACAAATGTCTTACTATATATCGACGAAGCCCATTCGTTTTTCGTCCGCCATGAGCTTGGATTTTGCCATGCTTTGGGGCTTAGCAAGGAAGTTGATTTTACCCTTGTCACTCTTGGCAAAGGCATTGGCAGCGAAGGCGCTGTAATGCTCTGCTCAGCGATGTTTAGAGATATTTTTATAAACTCAGCTAGAAGCTTGATATATTCGACCTCTTTGCCTAGCATAAACGTGGCTTGGAGCCATTTTATTTTAAACAAAAACTTTAGTCAAGAGAGGCAAAATTTAGAAAAAAATATCAAATTTTTAGGTCTAAATAATAGCCATATTTGTGCGTTTTTAGTAGGTTCCAGTGGCGCCGCACTTAGTCTGTCTCAAAAACTTTTTGATAATGGCTATTTTGCTCCAGCCATTCGCCCTCCAACAGTCCCAAATGGCACAAGTAGGCTTAGAATCAGCCTTAGAGGCGACATTCTTGAGCGAGATTTAGTAAAATTGAAAGAAATTTTAGATGAAAATAGAGTTTGTTAA
- the galU gene encoding UTP--glucose-1-phosphate uridylyltransferase GalU encodes MIQTCLFPAAGYGTRFLPATKSLPKEMLPILTKPLIHYGVDEAREAGMRNMAFVTGRGKRALEDYFDISYELEHQIAGSNKEYLLSEIRDLMSSCSFSFTRQSAMKGLGHAIYTGKNLVGDEPFGVILADDLCVNEDGVNVMSQMTQIYEKYRCSIVAVMEVPKQNVSSYGVVNGKFIEDDLMMVSDMVEKPDPKDAPTNLAIIGRYILTPDIFEILETTNPGKNGEIQITDALLKQAQNGMVLAYKFKGRRFDCGSVSGFVEATNFFYEHDNGSK; translated from the coding sequence ATGATACAAACTTGCTTATTTCCGGCTGCTGGATATGGAACTAGATTTTTACCAGCGACAAAAAGCTTACCAAAAGAGATGCTCCCGATCCTCACAAAACCGCTCATTCACTATGGCGTGGACGAGGCTAGGGAAGCTGGCATGCGAAATATGGCATTTGTCACAGGGCGTGGAAAACGTGCTTTGGAGGATTATTTTGACATAAGCTATGAGCTAGAACACCAAATAGCTGGAAGCAACAAAGAGTATTTGCTAAGTGAAATCCGTGATTTGATGAGTTCTTGCTCGTTTAGTTTCACAAGACAAAGTGCGATGAAAGGTCTTGGCCACGCGATTTACACAGGCAAAAATCTAGTCGGCGATGAGCCTTTTGGCGTGATTTTGGCTGATGATTTGTGTGTGAATGAAGATGGCGTAAATGTGATGAGCCAAATGACGCAAATCTATGAAAAATACCGCTGCAGCATAGTCGCAGTGATGGAAGTGCCAAAGCAAAATGTAAGTAGTTACGGCGTGGTAAATGGTAAATTTATCGAAGATGATTTGATGATGGTGAGCGATATGGTAGAAAAACCGGATCCAAAAGACGCTCCAACAAATTTAGCAATTATTGGTCGCTATATTTTGACGCCTGATATTTTTGAGATATTAGAGACTACAAATCCTGGCAAAAACGGCGAAATCCAAATCACTGACGCGCTTTTAAAACAAGCTCAAAACGGAATGGTTCTAGCGTATAAATTTAAAGGTCGTAGGTTTGATTGTGGCTCTGTGAGCGGGTTTGTCGAGGCTACAAATTTTTTCTATGAGCATGACAATGGTAGTAAATGA
- a CDS encoding methyltransferase — translation MRFETALSYDEFAYAQKFAATSLINLLKIHKQDFENIYEIGAGSGVLTKLILSTLNYQKITLNDLYKSEFMAKFETQIGDITSLNLPKVDLIISSSVFQWIDDLEALKNRLHASLKPNGILAFSMFCGGTLEELSSYTKQGLSYKNSNEIRQIFEDKFEVLSVKKDKFVVKFNSLKELLNHLKQTGVNNINGKFRLTKSSFKELENHFNGEFHLTYNFVNLICKKRELQ, via the coding sequence TTGAGATTTGAAACAGCACTAAGCTACGATGAGTTTGCTTACGCCCAGAAATTTGCCGCAACTTCCCTTATAAATTTGCTCAAAATCCACAAGCAAGATTTTGAAAATATCTATGAAATAGGTGCTGGAAGCGGAGTGCTGACCAAACTCATTTTAAGCACTCTAAACTACCAAAAAATCACGCTAAATGACTTGTATAAAAGTGAATTTATGGCTAAATTTGAAACTCAAATAGGCGATATTACGTCACTAAATTTACCAAAAGTAGATCTAATCATCTCAAGCTCTGTTTTTCAGTGGATAGATGACCTTGAAGCCCTAAAAAATAGGCTTCACGCCTCGCTAAAACCTAATGGGATTTTGGCTTTTTCGATGTTTTGTGGCGGTACCTTAGAAGAGCTTTCAAGCTACACAAAACAAGGCTTAAGCTACAAAAATTCTAATGAAATAAGGCAAATTTTTGAAGATAAATTTGAAGTACTAAGCGTCAAAAAAGATAAATTTGTAGTCAAATTTAACTCACTAAAAGAGCTTTTAAATCATCTTAAACAAACCGGCGTAAATAACATAAATGGCAAATTTAGGCTCACAAAATCCAGCTTCAAAGAGCTAGAAAATCACTTTAATGGCGAGTTTCATCTCACGTATAATTTCGTAAATTTAATCTGCAAGAAAAGAGAACTACAATGA